The following are encoded together in the Poseidonibacter lekithochrous genome:
- the truD gene encoding tRNA pseudouridine(13) synthase TruD, whose product MNQLQRYLSHSKIDVVFKQNKDDFVVTEVPLYEFTGEGEHLILKIRKKDLSTWDAVEIIANFVGCKTRDIGYAGLKDKNALTVQSISIHKQYELKLKSFQHANIKILDTTYHNNKIKVGHLKGNKFFIRLKRVNLIDCRKIEEALGKIVTLGMPNYFGFQRFGIEGNNYLKGKDIIDGKLKEKRKNLKQMYINSYQSYLFNSWLSKRIEISKLVDAFEPKEVYQKLNLPLEVVQRMKKQKHPLKIMTGDLLSHYPYGKIFTIDDLETESAKFFDRDRVPTGLLSGKRVMNSEGLAYEIEKEYEEATGEDGARRFAWVFPEDIESNYKEEKNWMELKFYLPKGCYATELIAEIIH is encoded by the coding sequence TTGAATCAATTACAAAGATATTTAAGTCACTCTAAAATAGATGTTGTTTTTAAACAAAATAAAGATGACTTCGTTGTTACAGAAGTACCATTATACGAATTTACAGGTGAGGGTGAACATCTAATTTTAAAAATTAGAAAAAAAGATTTATCTACTTGGGATGCTGTTGAAATTATTGCAAACTTTGTAGGTTGTAAAACTAGAGATATTGGATATGCAGGTTTAAAAGATAAAAATGCATTAACAGTACAATCTATTTCAATTCACAAACAATATGAATTAAAATTAAAATCTTTCCAACATGCTAATATTAAAATATTAGATACTACTTACCATAATAATAAAATCAAAGTAGGGCACTTAAAAGGTAATAAATTCTTTATTAGACTAAAAAGAGTTAACTTAATTGATTGTAGAAAAATTGAAGAAGCCTTAGGTAAGATTGTTACTTTAGGTATGCCTAATTATTTTGGATTCCAAAGATTTGGAATTGAAGGAAATAATTACTTAAAAGGTAAAGATATTATTGATGGTAAATTAAAAGAGAAAAGAAAAAACTTAAAACAGATGTATATCAACTCTTACCAAAGTTACCTTTTTAACTCTTGGCTTTCTAAAAGAATTGAAATCTCTAAATTAGTAGATGCTTTTGAACCAAAAGAAGTTTACCAAAAACTAAACTTACCTCTTGAAGTTGTTCAGAGAATGAAAAAACAAAAACATCCTTTAAAAATCATGACTGGGGATTTATTATCTCACTACCCTTATGGTAAGATTTTTACTATTGATGATTTAGAAACAGAATCAGCTAAATTCTTTGATAGAGATAGAGTTCCAACAGGACTATTATCAGGAAAAAGAGTTATGAACTCAGAAGGTTTAGCCTACGAAATAGAAAAAGAGTATGAAGAAGCTACAGGTGAAGATGGTGCAAGAAGATTTGCATGGGTATTCCCTGAAGATATTGAAAGTAATTACAAAGAAGAAAAGAACTGGATGGAATTAAAATTCTATCTACCAAAAGGTTGTTATGCAACTGAATTAATTGCTGAAATAATTCATTAA
- the ruvA gene encoding Holliday junction branch migration protein RuvA translates to MIVGLIGKIVKKDPTLLNINVNGLIYEVFVSLNCSSKIINDDVQLEITQIIREDSQTLYGFLDPNEKKLFDTVIKINGVGPKVALAICSTFTPASFSQIVNDNDISMLKRVPGIGPKGASRILVELSGFIIDADSEDGGDTSMAASFEAALALESLGFKKDMVSKILKTCVSTNTSDLVKEALKKLQK, encoded by the coding sequence ATGATCGTAGGCCTTATAGGTAAAATAGTAAAAAAAGACCCAACGTTATTGAACATTAATGTTAATGGATTAATATACGAGGTTTTTGTATCTTTGAATTGTAGTTCAAAGATTATTAATGATGATGTCCAACTAGAAATAACTCAAATAATCAGAGAAGATTCTCAAACACTTTATGGTTTCTTAGATCCAAACGAAAAAAAGCTTTTTGATACAGTTATTAAAATAAATGGAGTAGGGCCAAAAGTTGCTTTAGCAATATGTTCTACTTTTACTCCTGCTTCTTTTTCTCAAATAGTAAATGACAATGATATCTCAATGTTAAAAAGAGTTCCCGGTATTGGACCAAAAGGTGCAAGTAGAATACTTGTGGAATTATCAGGCTTTATAATCGATGCAGATTCAGAAGATGGTGGAGATACTTCAATGGCAGCTTCATTTGAAGCAGCACTTGCTTTAGAGTCATTAGGCTTCAAAAAAGACATGGTATCAAAAATACTTAAAACATGTGTTTCTACTAATACTAGTGATTTAGTAAAAGAAGCACTTAAAAAATTACAAAAATAA
- a CDS encoding KAP family P-loop NTPase fold protein, whose translation MRLKHDFKEDNLQRKETAKQYLQFINKLQGNHTIALDAPWGSGKSKFIDFMCEDMDKDKNKDIYIKYNAWDNDYTDEPFLSLMSEIFSSFEEKKYIGKDELKNIKSKAIAISKAVGKGITKGLVKNILGSDATKDLSDGIESLAKGAISETSQLLIDSTFKNMSQTKKTREQFTEELKNTTKKILEEKSKNKLIIIIDELDRCKPTFAIELLENIKHLFAIEEVIFFIAVDRTQLSESIKAVYGSGFDSDTYLDRFFDINLYLKKNNMQEHFKQKIIKYFNEDIPCVYDYFDYHKFCKEAIEALELTLRDFEKIISEAYLIYKLNSIRDFELEVILFLLMFRKKSPQDYNTFIDHNNQNITQINIIVFKESNSNYAIFMRTYILSILRDKNETLKTVAKLSTLTNTLIQIIEETKL comes from the coding sequence ATGAGATTAAAGCACGATTTTAAAGAGGATAATCTACAACGCAAAGAAACAGCTAAACAATATTTACAATTTATTAATAAACTTCAAGGTAATCACACTATTGCTCTAGATGCACCATGGGGAAGTGGAAAGAGTAAATTTATTGATTTTATGTGTGAAGATATGGATAAAGATAAAAATAAAGATATTTATATTAAGTACAATGCATGGGATAATGACTATACAGATGAACCTTTTCTATCACTTATGAGTGAGATTTTTTCTTCTTTTGAAGAAAAAAAATATATAGGAAAAGATGAGCTTAAAAATATAAAAAGTAAAGCAATAGCAATATCTAAAGCCGTTGGAAAAGGAATTACTAAAGGTCTAGTAAAAAATATTCTTGGAAGTGATGCAACAAAAGATTTATCAGATGGTATTGAATCTTTGGCAAAAGGGGCAATAAGTGAAACATCTCAACTTCTAATAGATAGTACATTTAAAAATATGAGTCAAACAAAAAAGACAAGAGAACAGTTCACAGAAGAGCTAAAAAATACAACAAAAAAAATATTAGAAGAAAAAAGTAAAAATAAACTTATCATAATAATAGATGAACTAGATAGATGTAAGCCTACCTTTGCAATAGAACTATTAGAAAACATCAAGCACCTTTTCGCCATTGAGGAAGTCATTTTCTTTATTGCGGTAGATAGAACACAATTATCAGAATCAATCAAAGCAGTTTATGGTTCAGGTTTTGATTCAGATACTTATCTTGATAGGTTTTTTGATATAAATTTATACTTAAAAAAGAATAACATGCAAGAGCATTTTAAACAAAAGATAATAAAGTATTTTAATGAAGATATTCCTTGTGTTTATGATTATTTTGATTATCATAAATTTTGTAAAGAAGCTATTGAAGCATTAGAATTAACGCTACGTGACTTTGAAAAAATAATTTCAGAAGCATATTTGATATATAAACTTAATAGTATTCGAGATTTTGAGCTAGAAGTAATATTATTTTTATTAATGTTTAGAAAGAAAAGTCCACAAGATTATAATACTTTTATTGATCACAATAACCAAAATATTACACAAATTAATATTATAGTTTTTAAAGAAAGTAACTCAAACTATGCAATATTCATGAGAACTTATATTTTATCTATACTTAGAGATAAAAATGAAACATTGAAAACTGTTGCGAAACTATCCACATTAACTAATACATTGATTCAAATCATAGAAGAAACAAAGCTCTAA
- a CDS encoding D-alanine--D-alanine ligase, with protein sequence MKIAIVFGGVSFEHEISIVSSIAMKDVLSDELVYIFLDANRDFYHIPTNVITSKLFSTGDYKKFDKVSISKNGFYKKGGLLSKEKPLDFDVVLNLSHGGDGEDGILSSVLEFFNIPFIAPRTEACVVSSNKFLTKGYASSVDVKTVDYKYYTKGDEVKVDQFPVILKPVKLGSSIGVSIVKSVAELEYALDVAYEFDNAIIIEPFISGVKEYNLAGTKINGEFKFSIIEEPQKAEFLDFDKKYLDFSRTSKAMEVDLGEELNTKVKEAFERIYNNLFEGSLIRCDFFIIDNEVYLNEINSIPGSMANYLFSDFDNLFKGLASNLPQRKHIPVTYEYVNKIQATKGK encoded by the coding sequence ATGAAAATAGCAATAGTTTTTGGTGGAGTTAGTTTTGAACACGAAATTTCAATTGTAAGTTCAATTGCAATGAAAGATGTTCTAAGCGATGAATTAGTATATATCTTTTTAGATGCTAATAGAGATTTTTATCATATCCCGACTAATGTAATTACATCTAAACTTTTTAGTACTGGTGATTATAAAAAATTTGATAAAGTAAGTATTTCAAAAAATGGTTTCTATAAAAAAGGTGGATTACTTTCAAAAGAAAAACCACTTGATTTTGATGTAGTACTAAACCTTTCTCATGGTGGAGATGGTGAAGATGGTATTTTATCATCTGTATTAGAATTCTTTAATATTCCATTTATTGCTCCACGAACAGAAGCTTGTGTTGTTAGTTCAAACAAATTCCTTACAAAAGGATATGCTTCTTCTGTAGATGTAAAAACTGTTGATTATAAGTATTACACAAAAGGCGATGAGGTTAAAGTAGATCAATTCCCTGTAATTTTAAAACCAGTTAAATTAGGTTCTTCTATTGGAGTATCTATTGTTAAATCCGTAGCAGAATTAGAATATGCACTTGATGTGGCTTACGAGTTTGATAATGCAATTATTATTGAGCCATTTATATCAGGTGTAAAAGAGTACAACTTAGCAGGAACTAAAATCAATGGTGAATTTAAATTCTCTATTATTGAAGAACCTCAAAAAGCTGAGTTCTTAGACTTTGACAAAAAATACTTAGATTTCTCTAGAACTTCAAAAGCTATGGAAGTTGATTTAGGTGAAGAATTAAATACTAAAGTAAAAGAAGCATTTGAGAGAATCTACAATAATTTATTTGAAGGTTCATTAATTAGATGTGATTTCTTCATTATTGATAATGAAGTATATTTAAATGAAATTAATTCAATTCCAGGATCAATGGCAAACTATTTATTCTCTGATTTTGATAATTTATTCAAAGGTTTAGCTTCAAACTTACCCCAAAGAAAACATATTCCAGTAACTTATGAATATGTAAATAAAATTCAAGCTACTAAGGGTAAATAG
- a CDS encoding class II SORL domain-containing protein, protein MPKINKYVDIDTVEREAKKDLIDRHSPFIHCNETAKAGEPFEVTVKMGNEYTHPDDFDHYIESVTLYNGDVQLAKASYVPGTLGNVKAHNTTTFTIIPTGKKLNLVAHGYCTKHGIWEGTPVAVAVEA, encoded by the coding sequence ATGCCAAAAATTAATAAATACGTTGATATCGATACTGTTGAAAGAGAAGCTAAAAAAGATTTAATTGATAGACACTCACCATTCATTCACTGTAATGAAACTGCAAAAGCAGGAGAGCCATTCGAAGTAACTGTAAAAATGGGTAACGAATATACTCATCCAGATGATTTCGATCACTATATTGAGTCTGTAACATTATATAACGGTGATGTTCAATTAGCTAAAGCATCTTATGTTCCAGGAACATTAGGAAATGTTAAAGCACACAACACAACTACTTTTACAATTATCCCAACTGGTAAGAAATTAAACCTTGTTGCACACGGATACTGTACTAAGCACGGAATTTGGGAAGGTACACCTGTAGCTGTAGCTGTAGAAGCATAG
- a CDS encoding alpha/beta fold hydrolase: MASKSLKVDNRNFDISYEIVNPSGKKDIIFLHGWGSNKDIMKNVFAPFLKDFRHIYIDLPGFGKSPNSIELTTNDYVKITDEFLKLLNSTKDVIAGHSYGGKVSTLLNPKNLVLLSSAGILEEKELSVKLKIKSAKFFNALGLGKITKKFRSEDVNKMNEGMYATFKNVVNEDFTSNFANYKNNALIFWGEKDTATSLESGKKISSLIDNSTFISYDGDHYFFAKNAKDICERIENGIL; encoded by the coding sequence GTGGCTTCTAAATCACTAAAAGTTGATAATAGAAACTTCGATATCTCTTATGAAATTGTAAACCCATCAGGTAAAAAAGATATTATCTTTTTACATGGATGGGGCTCAAACAAAGACATTATGAAAAATGTATTTGCTCCTTTCCTAAAAGATTTTAGACATATTTATATTGATTTACCAGGATTTGGTAAAAGCCCAAACTCTATTGAATTAACTACAAATGATTATGTGAAAATCACAGATGAGTTTTTAAAACTTCTAAACTCAACAAAAGATGTAATCGCAGGTCACTCTTATGGTGGAAAAGTATCTACACTTTTAAATCCTAAAAACTTAGTACTTTTAAGTTCTGCTGGAATTTTAGAAGAAAAAGAACTATCAGTAAAACTAAAAATTAAATCAGCTAAATTTTTTAATGCCTTAGGTTTAGGAAAAATCACTAAAAAATTTAGAAGTGAAGATGTTAATAAAATGAATGAAGGAATGTATGCTACTTTTAAAAATGTAGTAAACGAAGACTTTACTTCAAACTTTGCAAACTACAAAAATAATGCTTTGATTTTTTGGGGTGAGAAAGATACTGCAACTTCTTTAGAATCAGGTAAAAAAATATCATCTTTAATTGATAACTCAACATTTATATCTTATGATGGTGACCATTACTTCTTTGCAAAAAATGCAAAAGACATCTGTGAGAGAATTGAGAATGGAATACTTTAA
- a CDS encoding thiamine-phosphate kinase, with translation MNKEEYFIKQFSNNKIIGDDAAVLGKWSYSMDAFFENVHFKKEWMSLKEIAYKSMIVNISDAIVMNSKPKYALLTVAIPKTYSNDDLKNLSKGFKKAAKEFGIEIIGGDTIANEKLDISVTIISKVKNPIYRKGVKKDNLLCFTGDLGTCKSDLQKLFDGEKISKKSKFIKPTLNPKFFYEASKYITASMDISDGLFFELERLSKQSKVGFKFFESISDDIGTSGEEYEILFSFEKNNRNKIEKIAKKHNVKLNIFAKATKGKYRTNANNHHF, from the coding sequence ATGAATAAAGAAGAGTATTTTATAAAACAATTTTCAAATAATAAAATCATTGGTGATGATGCTGCTGTATTGGGCAAATGGTCATACTCAATGGATGCTTTTTTTGAAAATGTACATTTCAAAAAAGAATGGATGAGCCTAAAAGAAATAGCTTATAAATCAATGATTGTAAATATTTCAGATGCCATTGTTATGAATTCCAAACCAAAGTATGCTTTACTAACTGTAGCAATACCAAAAACTTATTCTAATGATGATTTAAAAAACTTATCAAAGGGTTTTAAAAAAGCAGCAAAAGAGTTTGGTATTGAGATAATTGGTGGAGATACAATAGCAAATGAGAAGCTTGATATCTCAGTTACTATTATCTCAAAAGTAAAAAATCCTATTTACCGAAAAGGTGTAAAAAAAGATAATTTACTTTGTTTTACTGGTGATCTTGGTACTTGTAAATCAGATTTACAAAAGTTATTTGATGGGGAGAAAATCTCGAAAAAATCAAAGTTTATCAAACCTACTTTAAATCCAAAGTTTTTCTATGAAGCTTCAAAATATATAACAGCTTCTATGGATATTTCAGATGGATTATTCTTTGAGTTAGAACGACTATCAAAACAAAGTAAAGTAGGTTTCAAATTTTTTGAGAGTATCTCTGATGATATTGGAACATCAGGGGAAGAGTATGAAATACTTTTTTCTTTTGAAAAGAATAACAGAAACAAAATAGAAAAAATTGCAAAAAAACATAATGTAAAATTAAATATATTTGCCAAAGCAACAAAAGGCAAATATAGAACAAATGCAAATAACCACCATTTTTAA
- a CDS encoding methyl-accepting chemotaxis protein, producing the protein MAKTKDNLEMLNSAMFQSLRNAMNTGDPAQIKKAEKDASEIKGVKQLIVAKSKPLMEMYPSDSTFSTDPNIIKTFNDKQPQLLETDDENGHSLRMIKPMIATQDCLLCHANQAEGDVIGVMDLTFSLDEADEEIWDLLIHILVVASISGWVTIAFVFLIVKRATNTIGVLKDGFQNLLDSNDPNISLDVQSKDEVGEVAKLFNSYMDKVRDGLKQDAIVIEEANDVLEKTASGFFVYKVASTASNPHVENLKNQLNEMIEHTKDTLDRINETLRQYSESKFDHKIDDKGIFGNLGSLASGIKLVGNNTSEILAMIMNTGDSLNQNTNVLSSASNNLSASSNQQAASLEETAAALEEITANIRSNTQASERMAQLAQNVTKSAQSGQDLANKTANSMDEINTQVSSINEAIEVIDQIAFQTNILSLNAAVEAATAGEAGKGFAVVAAEVRNLASRSAEAAKEIKDIVEAASMKANEGKKISDNMIEGYKELNNNISDTTITIDEVANASREQEKGIIQINDAVNTLDQATQKNAQVANEISSMANNIAEMSNSLVTAASRASFLKESLNKVCDVDLVYDTAQLKVDLLTMKDDTYSKLGTYSNWRVKETSDLNTWCQNHINSGKKVNMETMNNISELQKEFQTNLQSLVDANANKESNATLNNKAKDVEITTLRIFGNLNNLKEDACSK; encoded by the coding sequence TTGGCAAAAACAAAAGATAACTTAGAAATGTTAAATTCTGCAATGTTTCAAAGTCTGCGGAATGCAATGAACACTGGTGACCCTGCTCAGATAAAAAAAGCAGAAAAAGATGCTAGTGAAATTAAAGGTGTTAAACAATTAATTGTTGCAAAAAGTAAACCTTTAATGGAAATGTATCCTTCAGATTCAACATTTTCAACTGACCCAAATATTATTAAAACATTTAATGATAAGCAACCTCAACTTCTTGAAACTGATGATGAAAATGGTCACAGTTTAAGAATGATTAAACCAATGATTGCAACACAAGACTGTTTATTATGTCATGCTAATCAAGCAGAAGGTGATGTAATTGGTGTTATGGACTTAACTTTCTCACTTGATGAAGCTGACGAAGAGATATGGGACTTATTAATCCATATATTAGTAGTAGCTAGTATTTCTGGATGGGTAACTATTGCTTTTGTATTCTTAATAGTAAAAAGAGCAACTAATACAATTGGTGTATTAAAAGATGGATTCCAAAATCTACTTGATTCAAATGATCCAAATATTTCATTAGATGTTCAATCTAAAGATGAAGTTGGAGAAGTAGCAAAACTATTCAATTCATATATGGATAAAGTAAGAGATGGATTAAAACAAGATGCCATTGTAATTGAAGAAGCTAATGATGTTTTAGAAAAAACTGCTAGTGGATTCTTTGTATATAAAGTAGCTAGTACAGCTTCTAATCCTCATGTTGAAAACTTAAAAAATCAACTAAATGAAATGATTGAACATACAAAAGATACATTAGATAGAATCAATGAAACTCTAAGACAATACTCTGAATCTAAATTTGATCATAAAATTGATGATAAAGGAATATTTGGAAACTTAGGTTCTCTAGCTTCTGGAATTAAACTAGTAGGAAATAATACATCTGAAATTTTAGCAATGATTATGAATACAGGTGATTCATTAAATCAAAATACAAATGTATTATCAAGTGCGTCTAATAACTTATCAGCATCATCAAACCAACAAGCTGCGTCTTTAGAAGAAACAGCAGCAGCTCTTGAAGAGATTACTGCAAATATTAGATCTAACACACAAGCATCAGAGAGAATGGCACAGTTAGCTCAAAATGTAACTAAGTCAGCACAAAGTGGTCAAGACTTAGCTAATAAAACTGCAAACTCTATGGATGAGATTAATACTCAAGTATCTTCTATTAATGAAGCCATTGAAGTTATTGACCAAATTGCATTCCAAACTAATATTCTTTCACTTAATGCAGCAGTTGAAGCAGCAACAGCAGGAGAAGCAGGTAAAGGATTCGCAGTAGTTGCAGCAGAAGTTCGAAACCTAGCATCTAGATCTGCAGAAGCAGCCAAAGAGATTAAAGATATTGTTGAAGCAGCAAGTATGAAAGCAAATGAAGGTAAAAAGATTTCTGATAATATGATTGAGGGATATAAAGAGTTAAATAATAATATCTCTGATACTACAATCACTATTGATGAAGTTGCAAATGCATCTAGAGAACAAGAAAAAGGTATTATTCAAATTAATGATGCTGTTAATACTCTAGATCAAGCTACACAGAAAAATGCACAAGTTGCAAATGAGATTTCAAGTATGGCAAATAATATTGCTGAAATGTCTAATTCATTAGTAACAGCAGCATCTAGAGCATCATTCTTAAAAGAGTCACTAAACAAAGTATGTGATGTTGATTTAGTTTATGATACAGCACAATTAAAAGTTGATTTATTAACAATGAAAGATGATACTTACTCAAAACTAGGAACATATTCAAATTGGAGAGTTAAAGAAACTAGTGATTTAAATACATGGTGTCAAAATCATATTAACTCTGGTAAAAAAGTGAATATGGAAACTATGAATAATATTAGTGAATTACAAAAAGAATTCCAAACTAATCTTCAATCATTAGTAGATGCTAATGCAAATAAAGAATCTAATGCTACATTAAACAATAAAGCAAAAGATGTAGAAATAACAACACTAAGAATATTTGGGAATTTAAATAATTTAAAAGAAGATGCTTGTAGTAAATAA